The genome window TCTGGCCTTACGCCTCCTCATATGATTTCCTGATCCTGGGATTCATAAGGCCGCAGATGAGATCGACCACAAGCTGAATCAAAATCACCACGGCTCCCATAAAAATGGTTAGTCCCATGATCATCGTATAATCCCGGTTGGAAATAGAAGATACGAATTCTCTTCCGAGCCCCGGAATGGTAAAAATCGTCTCCACCACAAAGCTCCCTGTCAGCAAAAACGCCGCTGTCGGCCCCATGTAATTCAGCACCGGAAGATAAGCGTGTCTCATCACGTGTGTCCAAACAATCTTTCTCCATCTAAGCCCTCTTGCCTTTGCCATGATCACATACTCTTTTCGGCATTCCTCCTGGAATTTCTGGCTCATAAGCCTCGCCGTCACCGCCGCAGGATACACCGAAAGTGACAGCACCGGCAGCACATAGTGCGCCCAGGTCATAAGTCCCGATACCGGAAACCATTTTAATTTCACGCCAAAAAGGAACAAAAGCAAAAGCGCCACCGCAAAATTCGGCACCGCGCTTCCCAGAACATTTCCCACGAACAGGCCTCTTTTGATCCACCTGTTTTTGGTCTGGGCCTGCCAGATTCCAAGCAGGGTCCCCAGAACCATGGCTGTGCATACTGCCGCCACTCCAAGAGACGCCGTTACAGGCCATGCACGCCCGATCACTTCGGACACCCTGACTCCCTGCTTCTTATAAGAAATCCCCAGATCCCCGCCAAGCAGATTGCGAAGATAGCCTGCAAACTGCTTTAGCACCGGTTCGTCAAGTCCATACTCCTCTTCTATGGCTTTCTGAATATCCGGGGATACATTGCCGCTTTGAAACGGGCTTCCCGGCATCAGCCGGGTAAGAAAAAAGGTGACCGTCACAAGTACAAACAGCGACAGAATTCCAAGCCCTATTCTTTTTACTATATATCTGCCCATGTCTGCTCCTTCCTGACCATTTGGCCCGCCGGTTCCTCTTGCAATATGACTATGCTCTCGCACATTCTTCACGCCCAAACACTTCACAGCAATTTTCTATGAAATAAAACTGCTTTCCTTCTATGATTCTCCCAGTTCCATCAGTGTCCGGACCATCGCCTCAATCGTCGCCTCCGGCGCCGTTACTGTGCGCATTCCATACGCCTTTGCCTCTGCCTCCGTCTGCTCTCCGATACAAATCGCCTGAAAATCCTGGAGATGATCTGCCATGTCGTCCACGCGAAGCAATTCCACGAATCCCCGGACCGTAGAACCACTGGTAAAAGTCACTGCATCAATCTCGCTCCTCTCAATAAGGCTCTGCACCCGAGCGCTAAGATCACTCTTTGCCGCATAAACTGTATCATATAACGCAACATCTGTCACCTCAAGGTCTGCTTCTATGAGCGGCGGAAGTAGCTCTTTCGACCCTTCTCTTGCCCGGAGGATCGTCACATGCCCTGCCATTTTCCTACTTTTTACGTCCATCGGCACGACTTCCTGCTCTTCCACTTTGGCATTTTTCCATTTCGTGGGAGAAATCCCGTACCTCTCCCATTTCCTAGTCTGAGCCGCAATAAATTCTCCCAGCGCTTTGGCACAATATTTTTCAGGTACTGCCACGTCAAAAATCCCATACCTTCCCAGAGCGTCCGCAGTGGCCCTGCCGATTGCTGCAATACATACCTTTCCGGGGCCTCCCAGAATCTGCCTGATATCCATTCTCCATTTTCCAAGCTGTTCAAAAAATATTCTGACCCCTGTCGGGCTTGTAAAAACCAGCCACTCTATCCCATCTTCCCTGTTTTTCTCATTTTCTTCGGGCAAATACTTAAGGCGTGCCCGCAGCGTATTCAGTTCTTCCCGCAGCCTCTGGTTCTCCTCGATGGGCCTGATTCGGATTGTTGGCATCTCAATCACCTGCGCCCCGGCCTCCTTCAGCCTTTCCGCCAGATCTCCCCGATTTTCCTCCGGCCTGGTCACAACGATCTGCCTCCCGTCAAGAGGACGCTCTTTCGTCCATTCAAACTCCTCTGACAGGCGGCACACATCACCGACCACGATTAAGGCCGGCATGGAGATTCCGGCATTTTGCACCTTCCCGGGAAGTCCTGCCAAGTCGGAAACCACCTTTCTTTGGCGGGCTGTCGTGCCTCTTGAAACAACGGCCGCCGGAGTATCCGGCTTCATTCCCGCTTCCACAAGCCTCCAGCAGATCTCCTCTAAAGAGCTAAGACCCATCAGAAAAATCAAGGTTCCTCCGATTTTTGCCAGAGTTTCATAATCGATTCTACTTGTGCCATCTTTTCCCCGGTGTCCCGTCATCACATGAAAAGAAGAAACATAATCCCGGTGAGTCACCGGAATTCCTGCATACGCCAAAGCCGCCACCGCGGAAGTGATTCCGGGAACGACCTCGAACAAAATTCCATGTTCCCGAAGTGCCTCTGCCTCTTCTCCTCCGCGCCCAAAGACGAAAGGATCCCCGCCTTTTAGCCGAAGCACCTTTTTTCCCTTTTTCGCTTCTTCTACCAGAATCTGATTGATCCTCCACTGGGGGACGGCATGATTTCCCAGGCGCTTTCCCACAAAGATCAATTCCTTATCCTCTGGGATTCTTCCAAGTATTTCTGCGCTGACCAGTGCGTCGTAGATTATTACATCAGCATCTTTTAGAAGTTTCTCCGTTTTTAATGTCAACAATTCCGCATCTCCCGGACCGGCACCTGCAATCCAGACTTTTCCTGTATGACTCATCTTCGTTTCCTTCCTGCTGCTTACCATATCTTAGGAATATTTATATTGGTCCTTTTTTCGACCCTTTCTGTTTTCCCTGCTCCTCGTGGCACATCTCGTCTAGCTTCCATACCTTGCGCGCATCTGCCTGGCCAGCTGCTCCCCGTTTTCTGCGCATCCCCAAGTGCTCCTTTTAGCTGCCCGCGGAAATACGCCCCGTCGGATTCCCGGTAATAAAGCCCGGTAAGCTCTATCTCATTTTCCTGCACTCTTGCATATGCCGAGGCAGGGGACGTGCAGCCTCCTTCCAACTCTGTGACAAATTGGCGTTCTGCCAGCGCCGCCGCCCGGGTCATCACATGATCCACCTCATTAATCCAGAGATATTTCTCTCCTTTTCGCCCCTGCACTGCCAGAATTCCCTGCCCCGCCGCCGGAAGCATCTCTTCTATCGAAAAGTAATACCCTGCGATTTCCTCCATACCAAGCCGCCTAAGACCTGCTGCTGCCAGAATGGTAGCGTGAAACCCCTCCTCAGAAAGTTTCCTGAGCCGGGTCTCAACATTTCCCCGAAGCGTCCGGCAAATGCAGCGCGGATAAAGTGCATTTAGCTCGCAGCGCTCTCCTGCGGCTGGACGTCCCGACTACGCCGTCCTCGGGAAGGCATCTTTCACCCGGTCTGAATACCAGAACGTCTCTCGGATCTTCCCTTTTTGCATATGCCAGAATAGGCAGATCTTCATGAAGCTCCATCGGCACATCTTTCAGACTATGCACTGCCAGGTCGATCTCTCCGGCCAAAAGCGCCTTGTCAAGCTCCTTGACGAACAGCCCCTTTCCCCCGATCTTCTCCAGGCTTTTATCTAAAATCCTGTCTCCCGTGGTTTTCATGGTGACAATTTCCACTTCCGCCGCAGGCATCGCTCTTTGTATCTGTTGTTTGATAATTTCTGCCTGAATGACAGCGAGCCGGCTTTCACGGCTTCCGATTCGGATTACAGACTGCATGGCATCTCCATTCCTTTCTCAATAATCTCATAAATGGTCTTCATATCCAGATTTTCCCGAATTACGTCCGCCAGAAGATCATATTGCTGCTCTTTATATTCCCGGTAATCCATGGTGCGTGCCTGTGACACATCAAGCCCCTTTTCCCGAAATAGTGCCGCCACAAATGCATCGGCGACTTCCGCGCGGTCAAAGATGCCGTGAATATAGCAGCCGTATACATTTCCCCGCTGGACGCCGTCCGCTTTTTTATACGGTTCTTCAACTGCCGGAGCATTCTGCCCTTCAAAACTTAAGTTCCCCGGCTCCACTTTTTCTTCCCGTTCCCGGCCGTTCCGGGCAAAATTTCCCTGGCTTCTGCTGTTTTTTGCCACCTCGTCACAGACGCGCACAAGCCTTGACGCCCCAACGCGCTCCGCTTCCGGCAGGATCCAGCTTTTTCCCATATGAATCTCATATCCTTCCAGCTCAAGAGCGCTTAACTCTTTTAGTATGCCCTTCACCGCAAGAAACGCTCCGCTCACTCTGGTTCTCGTTTTTTTTCGTTCAAATACCGTTCTCATCGGAAGAAGTCCCATGCCGCGGACACTGCCTCCCCGCTCTATCTTCTGAGGGTCAGAGATTTCCTCCCCCAGCATCTGATACCCTCCGCAGATACCAAATACCAGTCCTCCATTTCCGGCAAAGCGGAGGATTTTTCCTTCTAACCCACACTGGCGGAGCCACAGAAGATCGTCCATCGTATTCTTGCTTCCCGGAAGAAGCACCGCGTCCGGCTCACCCCATTCTCCCGCATTTGAAACGTAACGAAGCGAGACCTCTTCTCTATGCTCAAGCGGTGCAAAATCGGTGAAATTCGAGATTCTTGGGAACCTTATCACCACAATATCAATCGGTTTCGTGCTCTCTTTGCGCGAGAAGCGCTCCGTCAGGCTGTCTTCCTCGTCAATATCGAGATTCACATACGGAACGACTCCGCATACCGGAATATGGGTCCGCTCCTCCAGCATCGTAAGTCCCGGTCTTAGAATCTCTTTATCTCCCCGGAATTTATTAATGATCGTTCCCTTGATCCGCCTTCTCTCCTCCCCCGTCAAAAGCTCGATCGTCCCGACGATCTGGGCAAATACGCCGCCTCTGTCAATATCTCCCGCTAAAAGCACAGGAGCATTTACCATGTGCGCAAGCCCCATATTTACAATATCGTTCTCCTTTAAGTTGATCTCCGCCGGGCTTCCCGCCCCCTCAATCACAATGACATCATAGCTCTCTTCCAGTCTGTGATAGGCTTCCATGATTGCCGGAATATACTCCCTCTTCCTGCGGAAATACTCCATTGCGGACATGAGCTGCGTCACTTCCCCATTTACAATGACCTGGGACCCGGTATCCGTCGTCGGTTTCAAAAGAATCGGATTCATGCAGACGCTGGGACTAATTCCCGCCGCTTCCGCCTGCATGACCTGTGCACGCCCCATCTCAAGCCCTTCCATCGTAATGTAGGAATTCAGGGCCATATTCTGAGATTTGAACGGCGCGACCCGTATCCCGTCCTGCTTTAGAACCCGGCAAAGTCCGCCTGCTAAAATACTCTTTCCCACATTTGACATTGTACCCTGAATCATGATCGACTTTGCCATTCGTTTCCTCCTTATATCCTGTAAATAGAAAATACTCTACACTAGAAAAGCTGTCGCAAAAGCAGCACATTTCTGCCTTGCACAGCTTTCTTCCATTTACCAATTTATCTGTTCATAGACTTTCTCAAACTCATACTCGGCGCAAATCTCTTTGCTGTTTCACGGACGTTTTCTCCATTATAAATAATTTTATTCATTCCCGCAACCGCTAGTAGCAATAACTTTTCTAATCCAAAAAATTGAAAAGGTATACCAGGCTTTTTGTCTGATATACCTCATTCATCATAATTCATATGTACTTCTTTTAAAGCTAAGTACATTGCTCTGTACTCAGAGTCTACACACTGTAATGGTTGCATGTTATTTTTCATAGAATTAAATCCATTTTTTTCATAAAACTTTTCTGCGTTCGGAAGTGCATGCAAAAACAACGCTTTAAATCCAACAACGGTACTCATAAGTGAATATGCTTTATTTATAATATTACGAATAATCCATGCCGCAATTGGTAAATCTTCACCTTCAAATTCAAAAAACACGTCTTGATATTTTTCATCTACCGCAAACATTTTGATTTCCAGTGCAGGTATTCCCCATATTTCATCACTAAATTCTTTTCCTTTTTCTTTTGCTTCGTCCTCATCTAAACGTATGCGATCTATATATGGTATAGCTGTAGAAGATAAAGTATAATATGAGACCAACTCTCTGGATAACTCTCTTCCATTTTCATCAAGGAAAACATTAAATACCAGATATGTTACGCCATCTCCCTCCTCAGCATATTCTATAGCTTCTTCTGCCACAAATACGTTAAAATTATCGTATTCCTCCCCCGCACTAAAAGAAAAATCCTGATGCCAGTCAGACAAGACAACCACATCAGGATTAAAACACTCTATATGTGTATGTATCCTTTTACTTTTTTCTTTCAAAAAGTTTCCCTGCCTTTTTACAAGAATCTAAAAAATCTTTTGATACCCTATTATCATTAAATTCACGAACGAAATTACGGGACTCTTCTTTTCTAATCATAGACACTCTATTAATTGGTTTCGCTAATACTGCCATATCTGCTCCCTCCTTTTCATTTTCATGATATCTAACTTCTTTGTTGTTCATACAATAACACCCCAGTCATTTTTTGTCAATAACCAGGTACAAATAAAACAATCTTGCTTGTTGCTTACATTGTACCATGTACCCAGCCTGAAATCAACGGTTTCTAAGTATTATTATGCTCTTTGGCCATTAATGTATACACTGTGAATCACCATAATAAAAGAATCTTTCCAGTTTAAAGAAGACAACTACCGAGATGAACGTTCACTCAGGTATGCTTGGCAACAAAAAGCAGATCACTCCCCCCGCATTTGCCATGCAAAATGATCTGCTTCATCAATATTCCATTCCTTGAAAAAACTGCGTTCCTCTCTACTTTTCACTCACTGCCTTAAACGCCTCATCCAAATCTTCAATAATATCGGCAATATTTTCCGTTCCAATGGACAGACGAATCGTATTCGGCCTTATTCCCTGATCTGCAAGTTCATCTTCATTTAACTGCGAATGCGTTGTGGACGCCGGGTGGATCACCAAAGACTTCACATCTGCCACATTTGTCAGAAGAGAGAACAATTCCAGATCATCGATTAATGCCTTTGCTTTTTCGGGTATTCTCAGGACAAAATGGAAGTTCTTTTCCACTGACTTTACAATTTCCGATTTTTGAATAAACGAGATTCATCTGTCTTCGCATAGAGCAGCTTATATTTTTGTATATTTCTCAAGCTGTGTATCTATATCCCGTCCACCATACATCACACGAATATTTCAAATGCAATATATTCATAAATATTTCGCAGGTCATTATCTGCCTGATTTGAAACCTCAACTGTAAAAATCATAGATTATAATCCTTGTGGATGTCAGCAAATGCTTTCTTAGCAGATTTTGTCCTGCCTGCTTTCATGTCCGCATATCCTTTCTCCAGTTCTACATCCAGTTCTGCTTCAGATAAAGCACTCATATCGACTAGCCTTGCAGACGGGATTTTCTCTCCACGCTCGACCATTCCGATATAATTCACACTTAATCCCGTTTTCCCTACTAAATCCTCCTGCCGGAGTTTCTTTGCCCGCCGAAACATTCTGATATTCCTGCCAATTGTATCAAGTTTCATCAAATCATCTCTGCCTGCTTTTTCTCAGGCATCGCCTCCTGTTCTTTCGGCACTTCTGTTCTCTCTTCCGGCGTCTCTTCATTCTTATCCTGTGCCATTTCTTCCGACACTTCTATTCCTACTTCTTCCAACGCCTCTTCTGCCTTGTCTTGCCCCACTTCTTTAGATGTCGCTGCCGCCTCCTCTTCCGAAACCTTTAATGCCTTTTCTGCCGCTTCTATCTCCTCTTCCGCCGCCCTTGCCGCCTTTTCCGCCGCTTCCTGTGCCTCTCGCTGCAACCGTTTCTCCTCTTCCATCTCCCGCAGAATCTGCTCCGCCTGCGCCGCCTCATAGATTTCCTGCAAGGCGTCGATCAGTTTCTGATTGTCCCCTCTTTGCCGCACGGCGATCCGATAAAATCCTTTTCTAAGCCCACGGAAATTGCTGCAATCACGAATCAAAATCCGATATTCTTTCAATAATTCATAGAGATCCAGTTCACTTTTCAGCAAAATGTAATTCGCCTTCGAAGGGAAATAGGGAATTCGAAGTTTATCCAATTCTTTCTCCAGCCATCGTCTTTCCCTCAGCAGAAATCCCCGGATATTTCGCACCCGCTTCTGATCCTTGATCGCCGCGATTCCCGCCTCCTGTGCCGGAATCGACACGCTCCAGGGCTGGCGGCACTCTTCCATCCTCTCAAGCAAACGCTCGTCCTGGCATATACCGTACCCCAGACGGAGTCCCGGCATCGCGTACATCTTGGTAAACGCGCGAAGCAAGAACAGACTGGGATATTTTTTCGTAGACTCGTGCAGATCGTTCTTAAATGTCAGGAACAGATCGTCCTCATCTTCCGCCATAAATTCAAAAAAGCACTGATCCAGCACCAGCCGGATTCTCAAAAATTCACACCGTATCATGATCTTGCGCATGAGAATCTTCGGAATCACGGTCCCCGCCGGATTTCCCGGAGAACAAAGGAACACCATATCCACATCTTCGGTCAGCAGGTCCATAAAATCCTCCTGCATCACAAAACCATTCTCTTCCCTGCAGGTATAATACTGAATCCAGCAGTCCACGCTATTTAACGCCCTTTCATACTCCGCAAAGGAAGGCACGGCAATCACCGCTTTCTTAGGCTTTTCCGTCCGCACCAGATCATAGATCAGTTCCGCAGCCCCGTTTCCAAACACAAGATGATTTTGCTCCACACCAAGCTCTGCAGCCAAATATTCCCGAAGTCCCTGACACCTCGGATCCGGATATTCTCCGATTCTCGCCATCGCGAGTTTCGCCGCACGCATCACCGCCTTACTTGGACCATATGGATTTACATTTACCGAAAAATCCGTCATTCCCTGATTCGTATAAATATCTCCTCCATGTAAATATTCCACCTTAATAACCCCTTTCGTATCTCCATTTATTCTCATAAGCTTTCTTATTCAGATAAATACCTGCTGTAAACGTGTTTGCTGCCCAAACCATCGTACATATGGCACTAGCTTAGGCACGCCGGGCAACCCGGACAAATCTCCCTCCGATACTCGCCCAAACATAACTTCCTACAACTGGCAAAACAATAACCGTATTCCGCCAAACACAAGCAGCGTAAGTATCGCCGCCCCGTCCATCAATCTACCCGCGCGCCGGATATCCTCCGGCTCAATTCTACGGGTATCGTCCCCCAATGTCTCCTTATGGCAGAGTTTTCCAAAATACCAGGCGTCTCCGGCAAGCTGAATTCTAAGCGCTCCGGCGCAGACCGCTTCTGTCTGGGCGGAATTCGGACTTGCATGGCGCATTCTGTCGCGGCGGAAGATTCTCCATGCCTGCCTCCCGTCATATCCGGCGAACCCACGCGGCGCACCGCCGCCTCTTCCTGTCTCTCCATCGGCACCCCCTATGATCCGGCACCAAAGTCCAAGCAAATATGCGGAAGCGATCATAAACACCGCTGAGATCCTGGACGGTATATAATTCAACACGTCGTCCATTCGCGCCGCATATCTTCCAAAATACAAATATCTATCATTTTTATATCCTACCATAGAATCCATCGTATTAACAGCCTTATAAAAAAATCCTAGCGGCGCACCGCCGAGAAGAAGAAACAAAAGCGGTGCGATCACGCCATCTGACGTATTTTCCGCCACCGTCTCTACGGCCGCCTTGGTGACCCCTTCCGCCGTTAAATTCTGCGTATCCCTTCCCACGATCATCGAAACAGCTTTTCTGGCCTCCGGAAGGTCGTCCGCCATCAGCGCGTCATAGACCTTGCCGCTCTCCACCTTGAGCGACCTTGCTGCCAGAATCTGATAGCACCAAAATGTTTCCAGGCAAAACGCCAATGCAGGCGCTACTCTTTCGACCGCCCGAAGCAGAATTTCAGGAATCCCGACTGAAACTAAAACGACTCCAAACCACAAAATCACTCCCGCTATCAAAAGCTGCCTCTTCTCTTCGCGAAATAAAGATCGCAGGGACTTTTCCAATACGGTGATCCATTTTCCTATGATCCTCACCGGGTGATAAAGCCACACCGGATCACCAAATATGGCATCTAAAATAAAACCTGCCACGCAGGCATACAAGATTCTCACGCTCTAAATCCTCCACAAATTTTTTCCTTCTTCAAAATACCCTTCTCCCCGAAGCCATTTTTCCTCACTGACCGCCAGATAAAATCCCTCTCCATTTCCGACCTGCCAGTGGTAAAACCCTTGTCCGTCCTTATCAAATGCGGAAAGCACGGCCATAATTGTCCCCCCGTGCACGACAAAGGCCACTCGCCCAATTTCCTGCCTTGCCATTTCACAAAGCATTCTTTCAAATCCGCGGACGCACCGCTCCCGAAAAGAAGCCTGGCCCTCTCCCCCCGGAAACGGAAGCGTTCCCCCTGAATCGATCCATTTCTGATACATAGGATTTCCACTTAGCTCTTCGCAATTCTTACCCTCAAACTCTCCAAAATCACATTCCCTTAATTCGTCACAGACGACATACGGAAGTCCCGGATAAATTCGCTCGGCCGTCTGTATGCACCGCTTCATAGGACTTACCACCACGGCCTCCGCCTCCGGATATCTCTTAGTCTTCTCCGGCAGAACAGACAGATCAAGCGGTTCATCAGTCACTCCGATATACCGCCCCTTTAAGTTGCCTTCTGTTTTAAAATGTCTGATCAGTATAAGCTCCATCAGGCCTTCCCCGTCTTCCTTTTCATAAACTCGTTAAGCTGCCTCTGATTTTTAAGTACTACTACCTTGTCCGAATATTGATGCATGATATGCAAATCCCTGTCTTTTTGTTTCTTCGTCCTTCCCTCATGCAAAATCCACCAGGCAAATTCCAGGTCAAATTTCTCATTGCAGCCCTCTCCCATATCGCTTCTCGTCCGCCCTCTATATCGTACCGACCTCCGCCATGCCCGGTCAAGGCAGGTAAATCGGTTAAACTTCATCAAAATAATCTGATCCGCCTCTTCAAGCCGCCTCTCAAAATGCAGCTTTGAATAATTTCCATCAATGATCCAGGAAGAATGCCCGTCCATAAAATCGCCCACGATTTTAAGCTCTTCCTGCACCTCCCGCTCCTTCCAGAGCGGCAGCCAATGCACCTTGTCCAGATGCAGGACCGGTACCTGGTATCGTTTACCCAGATATCTTGCAAGCGTAGATTTTCCACTACCACTGTAACCCGTAATTGCAATTTTCAAAACTCTTTTTCCCCCATTTTCTTCTTAACTTTTACTGTTTTACTATGATCGCGATGAACGCCCACAGGCTTCACTCGGGCATACATAATTTTTTTCTCACATCATCTACCCACAATGTCAGATAAAATATCCGACCGCAAGCACCCCAGTTACCATCGCAAGCTCACACATCTGCAAAAAATAACCCGCCAGATCTCCGGTCACTCCGCCGAACTGCACTTTGCAGATATGCCAGTAATGTCCGAATACGATTCCCGCCATGGCAAGTACTCCCACCGCCTTTGCCAGATCAAACCACAGCATGCCTGCTCCTGCCGCGCACAGATAGAACACCATCGTAACCCGTACCGTCTTTTCTGCCGCCTGCTCCTTAAATGTTTTGGCAAGCCCGTTCTCTCTCGCCGATGGAAATGTCACTACCGAATAGCCGCTAAGCGTTCTGGACAGAACATAACCGCAGGAAATGACTCCCAGCATATCCGCCCTCACCTCGCTCCAGACTCCAAGGCTCCACACGAGATAGCAGCCCAGCCCGAGAATAGCAAATGCTCCGCTGTGAGAGTCCTTAAGGATCGCCAGCTTCTTCTCCTTATCCCCATACGATCCCAGGGCGTCCATCGTATCCATAAAGCCGTCCATATGAATCCCACCGCTTACAAATAGCGGCAAAAGTGTCATGACAGCCGCAAAAAACAATGTTCCACAGTTAGACTCGAGCAGCACCTGCCCAATCAAATACTGCAAAACTCCGATCACCACTCCAATCGCCGGAAAAAAACACATAGCATATTTCATGTTCTCCTCATTCCACGTGGTCTTCGGCATCGGAATTCTGGAATACATGGAAAATGCAATAATGAATGCCTGCATTAATTTCATAGGTCTACTTCTCCCTTATTTTCTCGTCTGAATCTGCCGCAGTATCTCCGGATCCTTGATCTTCCCGTCCTCCGCCAAAAGCACAATCTTGGAAATAATCTCCGCCGTTTTCGGATCTTCATCTAAAAACGGAAGATACACCTTCCCCCGCTTCTGACTGTGCACCGCGAGCACATGAATCGCCGCGCCGCCTGCCTGGTGGATTATACCGCTGCCAAGGTGGACACTGTAATCATTAAGCATTCCCTTGATATCCGCAAAATGCTCCCTGACGGAGACATTTTCCAATTTCATCAGCCGGCAGGTATACGCTGCGATCGTCTTTCGAAGCTCCATGGTAGAGAAGGAAGTAACCGGATCTACTCCTCCCACATAGGCCGTGCTCACCGCCAGATCAATATCCCGCATGACCTCCGAGAACACCACCGGATCGATGTCGCGAATCCGTACCTGACCTCCTCCTTTTCGTGAATAAAAGGCAACGTACTCGATACTGGGCGCTTCGATATCGCCGGGCGAGAACCAATCAGCCTCTGCAAACAGATTTACCACCAGATTTTCTTTGTAATAAACCCGCTCCAGACCATTTTCATAGCTCACATTCCATTTTCTGCCTTTGAGCACGGAAGCGGCTTTCTTCGTCTGGATCTGATACCCCGAGTACCGTCTGGACTCGCTTCTATCCTTCTCCTCCTCCATGGCAAGATACAACTCACGGAACACCTGCTTAAAAGGCTGGATCATTCCCTGCCCGAACACATAACTCTGGAACATATGCCAGCAGCCCATCTCGTATAAATCATACGGGTGCGCGATTCGGATCGTATCTGCAAGCTCTGCCATATCTTGTGGAAATACCGCCAGTTTCCCGTCTGTATAAAATCCTGCCTGACCGCCGCTAAGCAGCACCAGCTTTTCGACCATCGGGGCTACGACCGGGTTCTTCATGATTGCCAAAATCTCTTCTCTGGAAAACTCCGTCCTTTCCTCCATGGCCTGCTCAAGCATGCTCCGCGATCTGCGGTATTGCTCCTTAAAGCCGGACTGAATCGCCTTAATCTCCAGATACTTTTCGTTCTTTTTCACCGCCGCGGGAACCGTCTTCTGCTTCTTCCCGTTCTTCCTTACCGCAATTTCACCTGCCCCTTGCTCGTCTATCTCGATCCAGATCTCAATTCCTTCCTGAACCTCAACCGGGCGAAGCGCCCATGCACTTTGCGCAATCATTTCGCTCTCCATCAGCCAGCTCAGCCTTGTCACTGTCTCAAACCGGGAGTTTCTGGCAAGATTCAGAAGCGCCATCTCAGATGCGCGTTTCTCGCTCGCCTGCCTCTGCGAACCGAACTTCTTCGACTCTTTTGCAAAATTCTGTACAAACAGGTACCGCTCAAGCAGATCCTTATCGTCCTCGATCGGGCAGATACAATACGCATTCAGCGCATCTTTATTCCGCTTTTCGACCACCTGCTTTTTCCACTCCTCCTTCGGAATCTTTCCCAAACAGGCGTCTGCATATTTCCTCGACCGTGTATGGAATGCATTTTCACACAGGAATTTGGAAGCCTTATAGACCACCTGAAAACGCTTTTCTCCCAGCGTTTCATAGACCGTCTGACACCACTTAATATCGAATGCACCGTCGTTTAATTCCTCCGGCTCAAGCTGCGTATACCTGGCGATCTCCGCCTTCTTCTGTTCATAATCATACTGCTTCATGTGGGCGATAAAATAGTAACATGCCTCCTTGAAGCCCTCCCAGCCCAGAACCTCGTTGATCTTGTCAATCCATTGCGGGGCAAGCATGGCAGTCTCCACC of Roseburia hominis contains these proteins:
- a CDS encoding histidinol-phosphate transaminase, encoding MEYLHGGDIYTNQGMTDFSVNVNPYGPSKAVMRAAKLAMARIGEYPDPRCQGLREYLAAELGVEQNHLVFGNGAAELIYDLVRTEKPKKAVIAVPSFAEYERALNSVDCWIQYYTCREENGFVMQEDFMDLLTEDVDMVFLCSPGNPAGTVIPKILMRKIMIRCEFLRIRLVLDQCFFEFMAEDEDDLFLTFKNDLHESTKKYPSLFLLRAFTKMYAMPGLRLGYGICQDERLLERMEECRQPWSVSIPAQEAGIAAIKDQKRVRNIRGFLLRERRWLEKELDKLRIPYFPSKANYILLKSELDLYELLKEYRILIRDCSNFRGLRKGFYRIAVRQRGDNQKLIDALQEIYEAAQAEQILREMEEEKRLQREAQEAAEKAARAAEEEIEAAEKALKVSEEEAAATSKEVGQDKAEEALEEVGIEVSEEMAQDKNEETPEERTEVPKEQEAMPEKKQAEMI
- the cbiB gene encoding adenosylcobinamide-phosphate synthase CbiB, with the translated sequence MRILYACVAGFILDAIFGDPVWLYHPVRIIGKWITVLEKSLRSLFREEKRQLLIAGVILWFGVVLVSVGIPEILLRAVERVAPALAFCLETFWCYQILAARSLKVESGKVYDALMADDLPEARKAVSMIVGRDTQNLTAEGVTKAAVETVAENTSDGVIAPLLFLLLGGAPLGFFYKAVNTMDSMVGYKNDRYLYFGRYAARMDDVLNYIPSRISAVFMIASAYLLGLWCRIIGGADGETGRGGGAPRGFAGYDGRQAWRIFRRDRMRHASPNSAQTEAVCAGALRIQLAGDAWYFGKLCHKETLGDDTRRIEPEDIRRAGRLMDGAAILTLLVFGGIRLLFCQL
- a CDS encoding histidine phosphatase family protein; its protein translation is MELILIRHFKTEGNLKGRYIGVTDEPLDLSVLPEKTKRYPEAEAVVVSPMKRCIQTAERIYPGLPYVVCDELRECDFGEFEGKNCEELSGNPMYQKWIDSGGTLPFPGGEGQASFRERCVRGFERMLCEMARQEIGRVAFVVHGGTIMAVLSAFDKDGQGFYHWQVGNGEGFYLAVSEEKWLRGEGYFEEGKNLWRI
- a CDS encoding DNA topology modulation protein, which translates into the protein MKIAITGYSGSGKSTLARYLGKRYQVPVLHLDKVHWLPLWKEREVQEELKIVGDFMDGHSSWIIDGNYSKLHFERRLEEADQIILMKFNRFTCLDRAWRRSVRYRGRTRSDMGEGCNEKFDLEFAWWILHEGRTKKQKDRDLHIMHQYSDKVVVLKNQRQLNEFMKRKTGKA
- a CDS encoding adenosylcobinamide-GDP ribazoletransferase, whose translation is MKLMQAFIIAFSMYSRIPMPKTTWNEENMKYAMCFFPAIGVVIGVLQYLIGQVLLESNCGTLFFAAVMTLLPLFVSGGIHMDGFMDTMDALGSYGDKEKKLAILKDSHSGAFAILGLGCYLVWSLGVWSEVRADMLGVISCGYVLSRTLSGYSVVTFPSARENGLAKTFKEQAAEKTVRVTMVFYLCAAGAGMLWFDLAKAVGVLAMAGIVFGHYWHICKVQFGGVTGDLAGYFLQMCELAMVTGVLAVGYFI